In the Helianthus annuus cultivar XRQ/B chromosome 11, HanXRQr2.0-SUNRISE, whole genome shotgun sequence genome, one interval contains:
- the LOC110889356 gene encoding probable beta-D-xylosidase 6, whose amino-acid sequence MSTTVIFLLLTTLTTIPTTLSTPPKFPCHPPHNLYPFCNTTLPTQTRAHSLLNLLTLSDKINRLSNNDTGIPHLGVPPYEWWSESLHGIASNGPGVSFSGGPVVAATGFPQVIITTSSFNRTLWGLIAAAIAVEGRAMYNVGQAGLTFWAPTINVFRDPRWGRGQETPGEDPVVVGAYAVEYVGGFQGGRVEVVGGEKGGRRRVLSGGGGGDELMVSACCKHFSAYDLENWENYARYNFNAIVTKQDMQDTYEPPFRRCIQEGKASCLMCSYNAVNGIPACADRSLLQKARTQWGFNGYITSDCDAVATIYEYQNYTKSPEDAVAIALKAGTDINCGTYMLRHTKDAVDMGKVEEEVIDKALLNLFTVQLRLGLFDGDPLKGKYGKLGPANVCTSDHKNLALEAVRQGVVLLKNDNKFLPLRKNAVSSLAVIGPMANATDALGGGYTGVPCSPTSIAEGLKRYVTKTAFSSGCLDVACTSNAGFAEAVSISKQADFVIVVAGLDLTQETEDHDRFSLLLPGYQTALVTTVAATSKKPIVLVLTGGGPLDVSFAQSDPRVASIIWVGYPGEAGGRALAEIVFGDHNPSGKLPVTWYPESFTKVPMNNMNMRPDPSRNYPGRTYRFYTGDVVYGFGHGLSYSNYTYNILSAPNNLKVIKSLKTKFNNILQRKKGLHNYLYVDELEEQHCDSLRFQVEISVTNHGPFDGGAVVMVFARAPGSFKGAPLRQLVEFERVHTFSYKDTKTTILVDSCKHLSIVNEYGRSILPLGDHTLLVDDIEHIVSIVM is encoded by the exons ATGTCCACCACCGTCATCTTCCTCCTCTTAACCACCCTAACCACCATCCCAACCACCCTAtcaacacccccaaaattccccTGCCACCCACCCCACAACCTCTACCCATTCTGCAACACCACCTTACCAACCCAAACCCGGGCCCACTCCCTCCTGAACCTCTTAACCCTCTCCGACAAAATCAACCGTCTCTCCAACAACGACACCGGCATCCCCCACCTCGGTGTTCCACCCTACGAATGGTGGTCGGAGTCTCTCCACGGCATCGCCTCCAACGGCCCCGGAGTTTCATTTTCCGGCGGACCTGTTGTTGCAGCAACTGGGTTCCCACAAGTGATCATCACAACGTCGTCGTTTAATCGGACGTTATGGGGTTTGATTGCTGCGGCTATTGCGGTTGAAGGTCGGGCAATGTATAATGTGGGTCAAGCTGGGTTGACTTTTTGGGCTCCGACTATTAATGTGTTTAGGGATCCGAGATGGGGGAGGGGGCAGGAGACGCCTGGGGAGGATCCGGTGGTGGTGGGGGCTTATGCGGTGGAGTATGTTGGTGGGTTTCAAGGGGGGAGGGTGGAGGTTGTTGGTGGTGAGAAGGGTGGCCGGAGGAGGGTgttgagtggtggtggtggtggtgatgagtTGATGGTGTCTGCTTGTTGTAAGCATTTTAGTGCTTATGATTTGGAGAATTGGGAGAATTATGCAAGATATAACTTCAATGCCAtt GTAACCAAGCAGGATATGCAAGACACATATGAACCACCTTTTAGAAGATGTATTCAAGAGGGCAAAGCAAGCTGCTTGATGTGTTCATATAATGCGGTGAACGGAATACCTGCTTGCGCCGATCGCAGTCTGTTACAGAAAGCGCGAACCCAATGGGGCTTTAACGG ATACATAACTTCTGATTGTGATGCTGTGGCCACCATATACGAGTATCAAAACTACACTAAAAGCCCCGAGGATGCTGTAGCCATTGCTCTAAAAGCCG GAACCGATATTAACTGCGGAACATACATGTTAAGGCACACAAAGGATGCAGTTGACATGGGGAAAGTGGAAGAAGAAGTTATAGACAAAGCGCTTTTGAATTTGTTTACGGTTCAGCTTCGTTTAGGACTTTTCGACGGGGACCCGCTTAAAGGGAAGTACGGGAAATTGGGACCCGCAAATGTTTGCACTTCAGATCACAAGAATTTGGCTCTCGAAGCAGTTAGACAAGGCGTCGTGCTTTTGAAGAACGATAACAAGTTCCTACCCTTGCGAAAGAATGCGGTTTCATCGTTAGCCGTTATCGGTCCAATGGCTAATGCTACTGATGCTTTGGGTGGTGGATACACAG GAGTTCCATGCAGTCCAACAAGCATAGCCGAAGGCCTAAAACGATACGTAACGAAAACAGCCTTTTCATCGGGTTGTCTAGACGTTGCGTGCACTTCCAATGCTGGATTTGCGGAAGCGGTTTCTATTTCCAAACAGGCCGATTTCGTAATCGTGGTGGCGGGTCTGGATTTGACTCAAGAAACCGAAGATCACGACAGGTTTAGTCTTCTTTTACCAGGTTACCAAACAGCTCTCGTTACCACCGTTGCCGCCACAAGTAAAAAGCCCATAGTTTTAGTACTCACAGGCGGCGGGCCACTTGACGTATCGTTTGCTCAAAGCGACCCGCGGGTCGCTAGCATCATATGGGTCGGGTACCCCGGAGAAGCTGGCGGCAGAGCACTTGCGGAGATCGTGTTTGGAGATCACAATCCGAGTGGAAAGCTGCCCGTGACGTGGTATCCCGAATCTTTCACGAAAGTACCGATGAACAACATGAACATGAGACCCGATCCGTCTCGTAATTATCCGGGTAGAACGTATCGTTTCTACACGGGTGACGTAGTTTATGGATTCGGGCATGGTTTAAGTTACTCGAATTACACCTACAACATCCTCTCCGCACCGAACAACCTTAAAGTAATAAAATCTCTAAAAACCAAATTCAACAACATATTACAAAGAAAAAAAGGTTTACACAACTATCTTTATgtggatgaacttgaagaacaaCACTGTGATTCATTGAGGTTTCAGGTGGAAATCTCGGTCACAAACCATGGCCCGTTTGATGGTGGTGCGGTCGTGATGGTGTTTGCCAGAGCCCCGGGCTCTTTTAAAGGCGCACCGTTGAGACAACTTGTTGAGTTTGAACGCGTGCATACTTTTTCATATAAGGATACTAAAACGACGATCTTAGTAGATTCATGCAAGCATCTTAGTATTGTTAACGAATATGGAAGATCGATATTGCCTTTGGGTGATCATACATTGTTGGTTGATGATATCGAGCATATCGTGTCGATTGTTATGTGA